The DNA sequence ACCAGACTGGCCTTGTCGGCATAGATCTGATCCGCCGCACTGGCGATGTAATAGGCACCGGAAGCGCCCAGATCGGAAATCACCGCATACAGCTTGGTGTCGGGGTGCAGGCCGCGCAGGCGCTTGATCTCGTCATATACATAACCCGACTGCACCGGACTGCCACCCGGACTGTTGATGCGCAGGATCACGCCCTTGACCTTCTTGTCCTCGAACGCCGCGCGCAGACTGCCGACGATATTGTCAGCGCTGGCAGATTCCTTGTCGGCGATCATGCCGGTGATGTCGATCAACGCGGTGTAGTTGGAACTGCGCGTGGCGCTCTTTTCCATGTCCATCAATGGCGTGAACAGGATCAGCGCAACAAACAGATAAACAAAGGTCAGCAACTTGAAGAAAATGCCCCAACGCCGTGAGCGGCGTTGCTCCTGCACACCGGCCAGCAGGGTCTTTTCCAGTATTTTCCAGCTTTTCGCATCACCGTCTTCGGCAGTTGCCTTGGCCGGTGCTTTCCATTCGTCGGTCATGCCATCCACCCCAGCAAAAACGTATTAAGCCTGCTTCCCCAGCCAGGCGTGCAATTCGGAAAAATGGTCGATCGACAGTCGCGGCTCGAACTGCTGCAGTGATTCGATCGATTGCGCGCCATAACTGACCGCCACCGAATCCATCCCTGCATTGCGCGCCATCAGCAGATCGAAGGACGAATCGCCGACCATCAGCGCCTGCTCGGCACGAACACCGCAATGCGCAAGGATCTGCTCCAGCATCAGAGGATGCGGCTTGCTTGCAGTTTCATCGGCAGCACGGGTGATATCGAAATAATCTTCCCAGCCATTGGCCTTGAGCACCCGATCCAGCCCGCGACGATTCTTGCCGGTCGCAACAGCCAGGTGATAGCCCTGCTCACGAAAGGACGCCATCGACTCGACTACGCCTTCGAACAACGGCGAAGGCACGGCTTCTGCAGCGATGTAGTGGTCGGCGTAATACTCGCGGAACAAGGTCATCTCGGCATCGCTGATTTCCGGATACAACGTGCGGATCGCCTCGGGCAAACCCAGTCCAATAATGCCTTTGACGGCAAAGTCATCACGCAGCTCGAAACCGGAGCGCCCGGACGCCGAGTGCATCGCCTCGACAATCCGATGAATGGAATCGGCCAGCGTGCCGTCCCAATCAAAAATCAGCAGCTTGTAATCAGATGGGCGCACTCAATCGCTCCACAGTCTTGGCCCACATTTCATCGACCGGTGCCTGCAACTTGAGCTCACCGCCATCGGGCAGCGGCACGGTCAGCATGTAGGCGTGCAGGAACAGGCGCTTGCCGCCCAGATCACGGATTTCCTTACTGAAACTGTCATCGCCGTATTTGGTGTCTCCAGCAATGCAGTGCCCGGCGTGCAATGTATGGACGCGGATCTGGTGCGTGCGACCGGTGATCGGCTTGGCTTCGATCAGAGTGGCAAAATCGCCAAAGCGACGCAGCACCTTGAACACGGTCACAGACTCCTTGCCCTCCTCCTCGTCGACCTCGACCATGCGCTCACCGGAGCGCAGATTGCTCTTGCCGAGCGCCGCACGGACTTGCTTGATCGAAGTCGCCCAGTTGCCACGAACCAGTGCCATGTAGCGCTTGTCGACACCGTCACCGCGCAACGCGGCATGCAAGTGCCGCAACATGCTGCGCTTCTTGGCGATCATCAGCAGGCCGGAGGTATCACGATCGAGACGGTGAACCAGCTCGAGCTCCTTGGCATCGGGGCGCAACTGACGAAAGGCTTCGATAACGCCGTAATTCAGGCCGCTGCCACCGTGAACCGCAATGCCGGCGGGCTTGTTGATCACGATCAGGGCCTTGTCTTCGTAGACAATCGAGGCTTCCAGGCGCTGCAACAGACCTTGGGCCAAAGGCACCGGTTCGTCACGCTCAGGCACGCGCACCGGCGGCACGCGCACGATGTCGCCGGCCTGCAGCTTGTATTCGGGCTTGATCCGACCTTTGTTCACGCGCACTTCGCCTTTGCGCAAAATGCGGTAAATCAAGGTCTTGGGCACGCCTTTGAGCCGGGCGAGGAGGAAATTGTCGATTCGTTGGCCGGCATATTCCGGCGAGACCTCAAGCAGTTGAACGCCTGGAGTCGAAGGGGCAGTAGTCGTCATGGCGCCGATGATAACAATTTTTTATGGAATTGAAGCACTTAATCATTGCTGCTATAGTCGCGAACGCCGCCAAAAGCGGCCTGGACAGCGGAACCACGGTCAAAAACCGGCCCTGACCAACGCAATTCACCAGGACGCGAGGCCGTCCTACGGGGCTTTTGCTACGTAACGGTGGAGTTTGCAGCTGTAACAAGCGCAGGTGACATGAGGCCTGAATCACGCCGCAAAGCAGAGTTTTGACTCGCCACGCGAGCCATATTCACGGCCAGTTCACAAAGTGCAGTCAGCCGCGGATGACCCCGAGCGAAGACTCCGGAAACACCGCCTGAATTAGCCATGATGCGTGACCTCCCATTTCGGAGCTCACGGTAAATGCCAACCCGCTGCGGATTCTGCGCGCGGCAGCACCCGAATTATCAGGGATACGTGTAGGGTGGAGATGCACAACCGCTGGACTGTGTAGCAACAGGCTTTATCAAGACGCTTCATCTCGTCCACAGCCACCGGTTGATTCCTCCTCCTGACTGAGTGCTTAAGTAGCCACAGCAAGCAGGACGCGTACGTCGCGATAACGGCCCAATTGGCCGGACATCGCTGGACACGGGAATGGCCAACCACTCCCGACGCACCTGACACCGACCGTGAGAAGTCGTGTGTGCCGAACGCCGTTTCCGGCAGCCCGGAAACCGACGGTACTACATGAAAAGAATGCTGATTAACGCAACTCAACCCGAAGAGTTGCGTGTTGCACTGGTAGATGGCCAGCGCCTCTACGACCTGGACATCGAATCCGGTGCACGCGAGCAGAAAAAGGCCAACATCTATAAAGGCCGCATCACTCGCATCGAACCAAGCCTTGAGGCTGCCTTTGTCGATTTCGGCTCCGAGCGCCACGGCTTCCTGCCCCTCAAAGAAATCTCCCGCGAATACTTCAAGAAAGCCCCTGAAGGCCGCGTCAACATCAAGGACGTCCTGAGCGAAGGCCAGGAAGTCATCGTTCAGGTCGAAAAAGAAGAACGTGGCAACAAGGGCGCAGCCCTGACCACCTTCATCAGCCTGGCCGGTCGTTACCTCGTTCTGATGCCGAACAACCCGCGTGCCGGTGGCATCTCCCGTCGCATCGAAGGCGAAGAGCGCAACGAACTGCGTGAAGCGCTGAACGGTCTGGTCGCTCCGGCCGACATGGGTCTGATCGTGCGCACTGCCGGCCTTGGCCGCAGCAGCGAAGAAATGCAGTGGGACCTCGATTACCTGCTGCAACTGTGGACCGCCATCAAAGAAGCTTCGCTGGATCGTTCCGCGCCGTTCCTGATCTACCAGGAAAGCAACGTCATCATCCGCGCCATCCGCGATTACCTGCGCCAAGACATCGGCGAAGTGCTGATCGACAGCGTTGAAGCCCAGGACGAAGCCCTGACCTTCATCCGCCAGGTGATGCCGCAGTACGCCAGCAAGATCAAGCTGTACGAAGACAGCGTTCCGCTGTTCAACCGTTTCCAGATCGAAAGCCAGATCGAGACCGCTTTCCAGCGCGTCGTCGAACTGCCGTCCGGCGGCTCCATCGTCATCGATCCGACCGAAGCCCTGGTGTCCATCGACATCAACTCGGCGCGCGCCACCAAAGGCAGCGACATCGAAGAAACCGCCCTGCAGACCAACCTTGAAGCCGCCGAAGAAATCGCCCGTCAGTTGCGCCTGCGCGACATCGGCGGCCTGATCGTCATCGACTTCATCGACATGACCCCTGCCAAGAACCAGCGCGCCGTGGAAGAGAAAGTCCGCGAATGCCTGGAAGCCGACCGCGCCCGCGTGCAGATCGGCCGCATCTCGCGCTTCGGCCTGCTGGAAATGTCCCGTCAGCGCCTGCGTCCTTCGCTGGGCGAAAGCAGCGGCATCGTCTGCCCGCGCTGCAGCGGCACCGGCATCATCCGTGACGTCGAATCGCTGTCCCTGGCGATCCTGCGCCTGATCGAAGAAGAAGCCCTGAAGGACCGCACCGCCGAAGTTCGCGCCCAGGTGCCGATCCCGGTGGCCGCGTTCCTGCTCAACGAAAAACGCAACTCGATCACCAAGATCGAACTGCGCACCCGCGCCCGCATCGTCATCCTGCCGAACGATCACCTCGAAACCCCGCATTTCGAAGTTCAGCGCCTGCGTGACGACAGCCCGGAAGCCGCGACCAACCAGTCCAGCTACGAGATCGCTGCCGCTGCCGCCGATGTCGAAGACGTCCAGCCAGCCGCCGCGACCCGCACCCTGGTTCGCCAGGAAGCCGCCGTCAAGACTGCTCCGGCCCGCGCCAACGCTCCGGTTCCGACCGAAGTCGCCGCTCCGGCCCCGGCACCTGCTCCGGTTGCCGCGCCAGAGCCAAGCCTGTTCAAGGGCCTGGTGAAGTCGCTGGTCAGCCTGTTCGCCACCAAGGAAGAGCCTGTAGCTCCGGTTGTGGTTGAAAAACCAGCCACCGAGCGTCCGGCCCGCAACGAAGAGCGTCGCAACGGCCGTCAGCAGAGCCGCAACCGTAACGGTCGCCGCGATGAAGAGCGCAAGCCGCGCGAGGAACGTGCACCGCGTGAAGAACGCGCACCACGTGAGCCGCGTGAAGAGCGTCAGCCGCGCGAACCACGTGAAGTCCGCGAGCCACGCGAATCCCGTGACGAAGCACCGGTAGCCCGCGAAGAACGCGCACCGCGCGCCCCTCGTGAAGAACGTGCACCACGTGCTCCGCGTGAAGATCGCAAGCCGCGTGGCGAGCGTGAAGAACGCGTACGTGAACTGCGCGAGCCTCTGGATGCCGCTCCGGCCGTTGCTGCTGCCGCCACCGCTGAAGAGCGTCCGGCCCGTCAGCCGCGTGAAGAACGTGCGCCACGTCCTCCGCGTGAAGAGCGTCAACCGCGTGCCGAACAGGCCGCTGCTGCCGTCGCTGAAGAAGAAATCACCACCAACGAAGAGCAACTGCCGGAAGACGGTTCGGAGAACGCCGAAGGCGATCGTCCACGCCGCCGCTCCCGTGGTCAGCGTCGTCGCAGCAACCGTCGCGAGCGTCAGCGTGATGCCAACGGCAACGTGATCGAAGGCTCGGAAGAGTCCGAATCCGGCGAAAACGCTCAAGCGCCAAGCACTGCCGATCTGGCCGCTGGTCTGGCTGTTACCGCTGCTGTTGCCAGCACCGTGATCAGCGCTCCGGCCGAAGCTCAGGCCCACGAGCAAGCTGAACGCGCTACCGCTGCCACCCTGGAAACTGCTCCAGTAGAAGCCCCGGTTGTTGAAGCAACCACTCCGGTCGAAGTAGCTGCTGCTCCGGAAGTCGAAGTGGCTCCGGTTCGCGAAGCTCAGCCTCAGGTTGAAGCGGCTGCCGAACCAGCGGTGACCTTCGAAGCACCAGCCGTAGTTGAAGAGTCGGTTGTCGAAACCGTCGCTGAAACCGTGACCGAAACCGTGCGTGAAGTTCGTGAAGAGCAGACCGCGTTCAATTGGGTAGCCGAGCCGGCTGTCGCTGAAACACCAGCGCCTGCTGTTGAAGCGCCAGTGGTTGAAGCTGCTGTTGTTGAAGAAGCCAAGGCTGCCGAGCCAGTGGTGGTTGCTGAACCTGCACCGGTCGTTGAAGCCCCAGCGGTTGAAGCGCCAGTTGTCGCCGAAGCACCTGCCCCGATAGTTGAAGCGGCTCCAGTTGTCGCGCCGGTCAGCGCCCTGACCCCAAGCGGCCGCGCGCCGAACGACCCGCGCGAAGTGCGTCGTCGCAAGCGTGAAGAAGAGCGTCTG is a window from the Pseudomonas gozinkensis genome containing:
- the sppA gene encoding signal peptide peptidase SppA, with product MTDEWKAPAKATAEDGDAKSWKILEKTLLAGVQEQRRSRRWGIFFKLLTFVYLFVALILFTPLMDMEKSATRSSNYTALIDITGMIADKESASADNIVGSLRAAFEDKKVKGVILRINSPGGSPVQSGYVYDEIKRLRGLHPDTKLYAVISDLGASGAYYIASAADQIYADKASLVGSIGVTAAGYGFVGTMEKLGVERRTYTSGEHKAFLDPFQPQKPEETAFWQSVLDTTHKQFINSVKQGRGDRLKDKEHPELFSGLVWSGEQALPLGLIDGLGNASSVARDVIGEKELVDFTVQESPFDRFSKKLGASVAEKLAMWMGFNGPSLR
- a CDS encoding HAD-IA family hydrolase translates to MRPSDYKLLIFDWDGTLADSIHRIVEAMHSASGRSGFELRDDFAVKGIIGLGLPEAIRTLYPEISDAEMTLFREYYADHYIAAEAVPSPLFEGVVESMASFREQGYHLAVATGKNRRGLDRVLKANGWEDYFDITRAADETASKPHPLMLEQILAHCGVRAEQALMVGDSSFDLLMARNAGMDSVAVSYGAQSIESLQQFEPRLSIDHFSELHAWLGKQA
- the rluC gene encoding 23S rRNA pseudouridine(955/2504/2580) synthase RluC; its protein translation is MTTTAPSTPGVQLLEVSPEYAGQRIDNFLLARLKGVPKTLIYRILRKGEVRVNKGRIKPEYKLQAGDIVRVPPVRVPERDEPVPLAQGLLQRLEASIVYEDKALIVINKPAGIAVHGGSGLNYGVIEAFRQLRPDAKELELVHRLDRDTSGLLMIAKKRSMLRHLHAALRGDGVDKRYMALVRGNWATSIKQVRAALGKSNLRSGERMVEVDEEEGKESVTVFKVLRRFGDFATLIEAKPITGRTHQIRVHTLHAGHCIAGDTKYGDDSFSKEIRDLGGKRLFLHAYMLTVPLPDGGELKLQAPVDEMWAKTVERLSAPI
- the rne gene encoding ribonuclease E; the encoded protein is MKRMLINATQPEELRVALVDGQRLYDLDIESGAREQKKANIYKGRITRIEPSLEAAFVDFGSERHGFLPLKEISREYFKKAPEGRVNIKDVLSEGQEVIVQVEKEERGNKGAALTTFISLAGRYLVLMPNNPRAGGISRRIEGEERNELREALNGLVAPADMGLIVRTAGLGRSSEEMQWDLDYLLQLWTAIKEASLDRSAPFLIYQESNVIIRAIRDYLRQDIGEVLIDSVEAQDEALTFIRQVMPQYASKIKLYEDSVPLFNRFQIESQIETAFQRVVELPSGGSIVIDPTEALVSIDINSARATKGSDIEETALQTNLEAAEEIARQLRLRDIGGLIVIDFIDMTPAKNQRAVEEKVRECLEADRARVQIGRISRFGLLEMSRQRLRPSLGESSGIVCPRCSGTGIIRDVESLSLAILRLIEEEALKDRTAEVRAQVPIPVAAFLLNEKRNSITKIELRTRARIVILPNDHLETPHFEVQRLRDDSPEAATNQSSYEIAAAAADVEDVQPAAATRTLVRQEAAVKTAPARANAPVPTEVAAPAPAPAPVAAPEPSLFKGLVKSLVSLFATKEEPVAPVVVEKPATERPARNEERRNGRQQSRNRNGRRDEERKPREERAPREERAPREPREERQPREPREVREPRESRDEAPVAREERAPRAPREERAPRAPREDRKPRGEREERVRELREPLDAAPAVAAAATAEERPARQPREERAPRPPREERQPRAEQAAAAVAEEEITTNEEQLPEDGSENAEGDRPRRRSRGQRRRSNRRERQRDANGNVIEGSEESESGENAQAPSTADLAAGLAVTAAVASTVISAPAEAQAHEQAERATAATLETAPVEAPVVEATTPVEVAAAPEVEVAPVREAQPQVEAAAEPAVTFEAPAVVEESVVETVAETVTETVREVREEQTAFNWVAEPAVAETPAPAVEAPVVEAAVVEEAKAAEPVVVAEPAPVVEAPAVEAPVVAEAPAPIVEAAPVVAPVSALTPSGRAPNDPREVRRRKREEERLQKEAELAAAAAPAAEVVEAAPAPVAEEVAVEAVIAEAPRSVQEAVEQHEEAQEKEHEPKPLV